The DNA sequence CGCATCGCGAATTATCAACAGATATTGAAAACTAAACACCCAAAGTTTGACCTCGATCTCATAATTTCACGACAAAAAATAACAAAAGTATAATCAAGGAAAAAAAGAGCGATAAAACAATATATTTATGCGTTATTCCTGCGTTTGATGAAAACAGAAAGACCACCACACTTTGCTCGCGTGACTGATATCTTAAGTCAACTTTCTTTAGATTTTTTTCGAAGGGAAAAAAGGAATGGATATACTAATTATCAATTATTTTAATGATAAGTTGTCTGTGGTGCGAGATATCAACGGCAGCTAACGAGAGATGGATAGATCGAGGCAGAGCAAAAGATACCCTGAGAGGGTGGCAATCAAAAAGCAGGAAAAAAAACCGGGGCCTGCTTAGCCCCGGCTGTCATTCCAAGGAAAATTTCCGGATACTATGACTGTGCTGTCTTTTCCCAGGTATCGCGTAATCCTACCGTACGGTTGAACACCAGGTTTTCTGCCGTCGAGTAACGACTGTCTGCACAGAAATAGCCCTCGCGTTCAAACTGATAAGATTGTGTTGGCGCTGCAGAGACCAGTCCAGGCTCAACCACACCACGACAAATCACCAGTGAATCCGGGTTTATTGTAGTATGGAAATCATCAGCAGCCGCAGGGTTGGGAACGCTAAAAAGACGATCATATAAACGAAATTCAGCCATGTGAGCATGAGGCACTGAAACCCAGTGGATCACCCCTTTGACTTTACGTCCATCCGCTGGATCACGGCTTAAGGTGTCAGGATCGCAGTGGCATATCAGCTGTACGATATTCCCCTGCGCATCTTTTTCTACCCGCTCAGCTTTGATCACATAGGCGTTGCGCAAACGCACTTCTTTACCTAATACCAGACGCTTGTAATGTTTATTGGCTTCCTCACGAAAATCGGCCCGGTCGATATACACTTCGCGACTGAAAGGCACCTGACGATTACCCATTTCCGGACGGTTCGGATGCACAGGCATGGTCAGTATTTCTTCATGACCTTCAGGTAAATTCTCAATCACTACTTTGACAGGATCAAGCACGGCCATCGCCCGCGGTGCATTTTCATTGAGATCATCACGAATACAGGATTCCAGTGAGGCCATCTCAACAATATTCTCCTGACGAGTCACACCAATGCGGCGACAGAAATCACGAATCGAAGCAGCACTGTAGCCACGGCGCCGCAAGCCTGAGACCGTTAACATACGTGGGTCATCCCAGCCTTCAACGATTTTTTCACTGACCAGCTGTGTCAGTTTGCGTTTTGACATCACGGCATACTCCAGGTTAAGCCGTGAAAACTCATACTGACGAGGGTGAGCGTCAATGGAAATATTATCCAGTACCCAGTCATACAGACGACGATTATCCTGAAACTCCAGGGTACAAAGTGAATGTGTAATCCCTTCCAGCGCATCGGAAATGCAATGGGTGAAATCATACATCGGATAAATACACCACTTATTTCCTGTCTGGTGATGTTCGGCAAATTTTATCCGGTAGAGTACCGGATCACGCATGACAATGAAATTTGATGCCATATCGATTTTTGCCCGCAGGCAGGCTGTCCCCTCCGCGAATTCACCCTGGCGCATTTTTTCAAACAGCGTCAGATTCTCCTCAACGGAGCGATCACGCCAGGGGCTATTTTTACCCGGCGATGTCAAGGTGCCACGGTATTCACGAATCTGTTCGGGGGTAAGTTCATCTACATAAGCCAGCCCTTTACTGATCAGTTCCACGGCAAAGCTGTAGAGCTTGTCAAAATAGTCTGAAGAGTAATGTATATCACCGCTCCAGTGAAAACCTAACCACTGCACATCCTCTTTGATCGACTCGACAAACTCTAAATCCTCTTTGACCGGATTGGTATCATCGAAACGCAGATTACATTGCCCACGATAATCTTCGGCAATACCAAAGTTCAGACAGATGGATTTCGCATGCCCGATATGCAGGTAACCATTAGGTTCGGGGGGGAAACGGGTATGGACAGTAGTGTGTTTACCATCAGCCAGATCATCGTCGATGATTTGACGGATGAAATTCGTTGGGCGGGCCTCTGCCTCACTCATGTTCTATTTCCTCAGGAGTACGTTGCGTCATGTTCAGTGATGTAACGGAGTATGATCCATAAAGCGCGAAGGAGAAACAACCGTTTGTTGCAGAATACACATAAAAAAAAGGGCGGGATAATTCCCACCCTCACGGTATATCACCTGCCGGTGATATTCAGCTCTACTTTTTGATGGTGAACAGCTTGCTCTCACCAGCCACCAGAGTATCACCGGCCAGTAAGTTAATCCCCGCGTAATCATCAATATTACTGACAACCACCGGGCTGATCATTGAGCGTGCATTCGCCTGTAACCAGGGAAGATCCATGCGCAGCACTGGCTGACCTGCTGTCACTTCAGCCCCCTCTTCAACCAGACGAGTAAAACCTTCACCATTTAGTGCAACAGTATCCAGTCCCATATGAACAACCACTTCAACGCCTTCAGTGGTTTCCATACAAAAGGCATGGTTAGTGTTAAAGATTTTTACCACTGTACCGGCTGCCGGCGCAACAACTTCGGCGCTGGTTGGCTCAATGGCCAGACCATCACCTACAGCTTTGCTGGCGAAAGCTTCGTCAGGTACCTGCTCCAGTGCAACGACTTTACCACTTACCGGCGCGACCAGAGTGGCGATAACCACATCATTTTTAGCAAGGCTTGCAGCTGGTGTAGCGGGTGCAGAAGCGACTGGCGTTACAGTGCTCTCCTGCGTCAGGGGTGCAACTGCTCCCTGAGTAATTACTTTTTTCATTGCTGCAGCAACAGACTCAGCTTTGGCACCGACAATAACCTGTACTGTCTGCTTGTTCAGACGCACTACCCCTGAAGCACCAAGGCGCTTACAGGCCGCATCGTTCACCAGCGCTGAATCTTTTACTGACAGACGCAGGCGTGTGATACAGGCATCAATGATAGTCAGGTTATCTGAACCACCCACCGCGGCGGTATACTGGCGGGCCAGATCAGTCAGACCTTCTTCAGTATTACTGTTAGCCTCAGGGCCTTCTGCCATTTCGTTGGTATCTTCACGACCCGGTGTTTTCAGATTAAACAGACGAATTGCCACACTAAACAGGACGAAATAAACCGCAAAGGCAATAGCCCCCATCACCAGCAGAATCCAGACATTATTACTGGCTGCTGGCAGGTTATACATCAGTGCATAGTCAATCGCACCTGCAGAGAACGAGAAGCCTGCGTGAATATTCAGCAACGTTGCGACGTAAAGACTCAGACCTGTCAAAACGGCGTGGATGATATAGAGCACCGGTGCCAGGAACATAAACAGAAACTCAAGCGGTTCAGTTACCCCGGTCAGAAATGCTGTTACCGCCACAGACAACAACATACCTCCCACCATCGGGCGACGTGCTTTAGGTGCAGCCAGGTACATAGCCAGTGCCGCACCAGGTAAACCGAACATCATGATCGGGAAGAAGCCAGACATGAACATCCCGGCAGTGCCATCACCTGCATAAAAACGGTTGATGTCGCCATGGAAAACAGCACCGGCAGCATTGGTAAATTCACCAATCTGGAACCAGGCGATAGTATTGAGAACCTGATGTAACCCCGTAGGAATTAACAGACGGTTAACAAGGCCAAAGATACCGGCACCCAGAGCGCCTTCTTCTACAATCCACTCACCACCCGCATGGATGGCATCCTGAACAGGTGGCCAGACGTAACCCAGAATCGCCGCCAGTACCAGACAGAAGAAGCCGGTTGCAATAGGCACAAAACGCTTACCACCAAAGAAGCTGAGGAAATCAGGTAATTTTATATCAGCCCAGCGGTTGTAAGTTGCCCCGGCGATCAATCCGGTGATGATCCCGGCCAGCACACCCATGTTGATTTTGGGGTCGATGGTGACCATGGCTTTCGTCAAAATGAAATAACCTACGGCACCTGCCAGTGCGGCTGCGCCGGCGTTATCTTTAGACCATGTGGCCGCCACACCAATAGCAAAAATCAGCGCCAGATTATCGAATATTGCACCACCTGCCTGCGCAATAAACGCCAGATCTAACAGATCAGGCTGACCAAAACGCAACATAAGTGCGGCAACTGGCAGTACCGCTATAGGTAGCTGCAATGAGCGCCCTAGCCTTTGAAAAAATCCGAGTATATTCACCTTTCCCCCTAATTAGCCCTATCCAGGCCCAGAAAACTGCTGATTATTTTCTGTAACCTGTCAAATGAATAGCCACAGTATAACGATATTTCCGGATTGTAGAAAAAAATTAATTCGCTTCGCAAATTAATCTACAATAAATGTGATATCCATCACCAAAAATCACTATTTTATTGCTCTCGCTCTGGCTATTGATGTCAACTTATTTTAAGATTAAAAATAACAAGACGTACTATGCTTCATTAACGGCCAGGACACTCAAAATCTGAGGTCCTGCTCTGAATTACCCAATGATAGTACGCTTTCTCTTTTACTTTTAATGAGGTGATACATGAGACTGATTCCTCTGGCTGCTGCATCCCAGGTAGGAAAATGGGCCGCACGCCATATCGTTGCGCGGATTAACGCTTTCGCCCCAACTGCAGAACGGCCTTTTGTTCTTGGGTTACCTACTGGTGGAACACCACTTGAAGCCTACAAGAATCTCATCGAGATGCATAAAGCGGGCCAGGTTAGTTTCAAACACGTAGTTACTTTCAACATGGATGAGTATATCGGACTGCCAAAAGAGCACCCCGAAAGCTATCACAGTTTCATGCATCGTAACTTTTTCGACCACATTGATATCCCGGCTGAGAACATCAATCTGTTAGATGGAAATGCAGCCGATGTGGATGCCGAATGCCGCCGTTATGAAGAAAAAATTCGCTCTTATGGCAAAATCAACTTGTTTATGGGAGGCGTAGGCAATGACGGGCATATCGCTTTTAACGAACCCGCCTCCTCACTGGCATCCCGTACACGTATCAAAACACTGACTCATGACACGCGCATCGCCAACTCCCGTTTTTTTAATGGTGATGTTAACCAGGTACCGAAATATGCCCTGACTGTGGGGGTTGGTACACTGCTTGATGCAGAAGAAGTGATGATTCTGGTAACCGGGCATGTCAAGGCGTTAGCACTGCAGGCTGCCGTAGAAGGTAATGTCAATCATATGTGGACCATCAGTTGCCTGCAGTTGCACCCCAAAGCTGTCATTGTCTGCGATGAGCCTTCCACTATGGAATTGAAAGTCAAAACGGTTAAGTACTTCCGCGAAATGGAAGTGGAAAATATCAGGGATCTGTAAATCATCACCATCAGACATGGCAAACGGAGTAAATTTTACTCCGTATTGGTGCCGGGAGAACAATAATGTACGCTTTAGTAAATGGCCGTATCTATACCGGTCACGAAATACTGGATAACCACGCAGTGGTCATCAAAGATGACCTGATTGAATCTGTTTGTCAGCTTACTGATCTGCCTGCTGATATCACCACCCGTGATGTCAATGGTGCGCTGATTGCACCCGGTTTCATCGACCTGCAACTGAATGGCTGTGGCGGTGTACAGTTCAATGATGCACTGTCAGCCATCAGTGTTGAGACACTGGCTATCATGCAAAAAGCCAATGAAAAATCGGGTTGTACCAGCTTCCTGCCAACCCTGATCACCAGTACTGATGAGTTAATGAAACGGGCAGTCGAAGAAATGCGTGCCTGGCTGGCACAAAATGCTAATCAGGCTCTGGGGCTGCACCTTGAAGGTCCATGGCTCAATCCGCTGAAAAAGGGCACACATGATCCTGCGTTGATTCGTAAACCCACACAGGAAATGGTTGATTTTCTCTGCGCTAATGCTGATGTGGTGACCAAAATCACCCTGGCACCGGAGATGGTTGATCCGGCGGTGATTCGCCAGCTCAAAGCTGCTGGTATCATTATTTCTGCTGGCCATTCGCACGCCAGCTATCAGGAAGCGCGCCGCGGCATCAATGCCGGAATCACTTTTGCCACACACCTTTATAACGCGATGCCTGAATTAGTAGGGCGCGAACCTGGACTGATCGGTGCCATTCTGGACGCTCCGGACCTGTATTGTGGTGTTATTGCCGACGGGCTACACGTGCATTATGCCAATATCCGTAACGCCAAACAGCTGAAAAAAGATAAGCTGATATTGGTCACTGATGCCACAGCTCCTGCAGGTGCTGATATTGAACAGTTCATTTTTGCTGGCAAAACAATATACTATCGCAACGGTCTTTGTGTAGATGAAAAGGGCACCTTAAGTGGCTCAGCACTCACAATGATTGAAGCGGTAGCGAACAGCGTCGAACATGCAGGGATCGCTCTGGATGAAGCATTGCGAATGGCAACGCTTTACCCCGCACGCGCAATGGGATATGAAAACACTTTAGGGACTCTTGAAGCCGGAAAAGTCGCTAATCTGACGGTTTTCACCCGTGATTATAATATTATTTCGACCATCGTTAACGGCAACGAGGTCTTCAGCGGATAGAAATACACATGCTCACTGGCGGTCAGACTCAAATAGGAAATGTCGATCTTGTTAAACAGCTCAACAGCGCTGCTGTATATCGGTTAATTGACCAGCAAGGTCCGATATCGCGGATTCAAATAGCGGAATACAGCCACCTGGCACCCGCCAGTGTTACCAAGATTACCCGTCAGTTGATTGAGCGTGGGTTAATTAAAGAGGTCGAACAGCAGGCGTCCACAGGTGGACGCCGGGCTATCTCGATTGTCACCGAAACAAAAGCATTTAATGCTGTATGTGTCCGTCTGGGGCGTAATGATATTACGCTCAACCTCTTCGATCTGAATGGAAAATCACTGGCTGAAGAGGACTGTCCGCTTCCTGAACGTACCCGGGAAGATATTGAAATTGCGCTGTTCAGTGCCATCAGCCGGTTTTTAGAAAAAAATCAGCGCAAAATCCGCGAACTGATAGCCATTGCTGTCACGTTTCCTGGTCTGGTTGACCCCGAAAAAGGCATTGTCCACTATATGCCGCACATTGATGCTAATCACTGGACATTAGTAGACAATCTCACCCGCCGCTTCAATATTACCAGTTTTGTCGGTCATGACATCCGCAGTCTGGCTCTCGCCGAGCACTACTTTGGGGCGTCACGCGATGCAACAGATTCTGTTTTAGTGCGCGTGCACCGGGGTACCGGGGCCGGAATTATAGCTAATGGTGCCATATTCCTCGGTAATAAAGGCAATGTTGGCGAGCTTGGTCATATCCAGGTGGAACCTCTGGGCGAACGTTGCCATTGTGGTAATTTCGGTTGTCTGGAGACAATTGCCGCCAACAGTGCCGTTGAACTTCGCGTACGACAGCTTTTAGAGAAAAATTACAAAAGTAGTCTTACCGCCGAAAACTGCACCATCAGCCAGATTTGTAAAGCAGCAAATCATGGTGACCCACTGGCAATTGAAGTGATAGAGCATGTTGGACGGCATCTGGGTAAAGCGATCGCTATCACGATAAACCTCATCAATCCTGAAAAAATCGTAATCGCTGGCGAGATTACCGAAGCAGATAAGATCCTGCTGCCTGCAATTCAGGGCTGTATCAATACTCAGGCCCTGAAAGATTTCCGTACTGATCTCCCGGTAGTGCGTTCAGAAATCGATCATCGTTCAGCTATCGGTGCATTTGCTTTGGTAAAACGCGCTATGCTTAATGGCATTTTATTACAGCATCTGCTGGAAAGCTGAAACAGTTAACGAGATACGGACCCCGCTCTCAGATGGCAATCAAAAACGTTATTTGTGATATCGACGGCGTGTTAATGCACGATAACACCGCCGTTCCCGGTGCCGGTGAATTTTTGCAGCGTATTCTCAGCCGCGATATGCCACTGGTAATTTTAACTAACTATCCTTCTCAAACGGCTCAGGACCTGGCTAACCGCTTTTCCTCTGCGGGAATTGTATTACCAGAGAGTGTTTTTTACACCTCCGCTATGGCAACAGCTGATTTTCTTCGTCGTCAGGAAGGAAAAAAAGCCTATGTTGTAGGTGAAGGCGCGCTGATCCATGAGTTGTACAAAGCCGGGTTCACCATCACTGATATTAATCCTGACTTTGTGATTGTCGGTGAAACTCGCTCCTATAACTGGGAAATGATGCATAAAGCGGCCTACTTCATTGTCAATGGTGCCCGGTTTATCGCAACGAATCCGGATACCCACGGGAGAGGTTTCTCTCCGGCCTGTGGTGCACTGTGTGCCGGTATTGAGAAAATATCTGGTCGTACACCGTTTTATGTTGGTAAACCAAGTCCGTGGATAATCCGTGCTGCATTGAATAAGATGCAGGCTCACTCGGAAGAGACAGTGATTATCGGTGATAATCTTGCCACTGACATCCTCGCGGGTTTCCAGGCTGGACTGGAAACCATCCTGGTGCTTAGCGGGGTTTCATCGCTGGATGATATTGATGCTATGCCCTTTCGTCCGCGCTGGATCTACCCCTCAGTGGCAGAGATCGATATTTTCTGACGGTGACAGCCTGAGATGAAATGCCCGGAATCTGCCGGGCATTTTTTATTCACCCGGCAAGGGAAATTGAATTATATTCAAAATAAAGCCTGTTTTATTGATGATTCGCTAACATTAAAGCCTTAGTCAATGACTATTTTTCACAAAATCACTAAATTACTTGCACAAAGGTCGTATATGTCGCATTTTCTTGCTTATCGGATGATGTGAATCATTGTCTACCTTATGAATGACCGCCCTCTCCCTGTGGGAGAAGAGTAATTGAGGAGTCCATACTATGTGTTCGATTTTCGGCGTACTTGATTTAAAAACAGATCCAGCCGAACTACGTAAAAAAGCGCTGGAATTATCGCGCCTGATGCGTCACCGTGGTCCTGACTGGTCTGGCATCTATGCTAACGACCACGCGATTCTGGCGCATGAACGCCTGTCTATCGTCGACGTCAACTGCGGAGCGCAGCCTTTATATAATGCAGCGCGTACCCATGTCCTGGCGGTCAATGGCGAAATTTATAACCATCAGGCACTTCGTGAGCAACTGGGCGATCGTTATCAATTCCAGACTGGCTCAGACTGCGAAGTCATTCTTGCACTGTATCAGGAAAAAGGTATTGATTTTCTTGATGAACTGCAGGGTATGTTTGCTTTTATTCTCTATGATAGCGAAAAAAACAGCTATCTGATTGGTCGCGATCACATTGGTATTATCCCGTTGTATATGGGCAATGACGAGAACGGTAACTTGTATGTCGCCTCTGAGATGAAAGCTCTTACGCCAGTGTGCCGTTCTATCAAAGAGTTCCCGCCAGGATGCTACCTGTCGAGTACCGACGGAGAAATCCATCAGTACTGGCAGCGTGACTGGTTCAGCTATGACGCAGTTGCCGAAAACACCACTGACGCGGCAGCGCTAAAAGAAGCCCTGGAAGAGTCGGTTAAAAGTCATCTGATGTCTGACGTCCCTTATGGTGTGTTACTTTCCGGCGGACTGGATTCATCTGTCATTTCTGCCATCACCAAAAAATATGCGGCAAAAAGAGTAGAAGATCACGATAAAAGTGCAGCATGGTGGCCACAATTGCACTCGTTCGCTGTCGGTCTGGAAGGCTCTCCTGACCTGAAAGCAGCGAAAGCGGTTGCTGATCATCTCGGCACAGTACACCATGAGATCCACTTTACCGTGCAGGAAGGGCTGGATGCCATCCGTGATGTTATCTATCACATTGAAACTTACGATGTCACCACCATCCGTGCATCGACGCCAATGTATCTGATGTCACGCAAAATCAAGGCAATGGGCATCAAAATGGTACTTTCAGGTGAAGGTGCAGATGAAGTCTTTGGCGGCTATCTCTATTTTCACAAAGCACCCAATGCCCGTGAATTCCATGAAGAGAACGTACGCAAATTACAGGCTCTGCATATGTTCGACTGTGCCCGTGCCAACAAAGCAATGTCAGCATGGGGTGTGGAAGCTCGTGTTCCTTTCCTGGATAAAAAATTCCTTGATGTTGCCATGCGCATCAACCCTGCTGACAAAATGTGTGGGGCTAACGGAAAAATGGAAAAACACATATTACGTGAATGTTTTTCTGAAGAGTTACCTGAGAGCGTTGTCTGGCGTCAGAAGGAACAATTCTCTGACGGTGTAGGTTACAGCTGGATTGACACCCTAAAAGAAGTTGCCGCGGAACAAATCAGCGATCAGCAGCTGGAAACAGCCCATTTCCGTTTCCCTTACAATACGCCGACCTCAAAAGAAGCGTATCTGTACCGCGAGATCTTCACTGAACTGTTCCCGGTGGAGAGTGCTGCAGAATGCGTACCTGGCGGCCCTTCTGTCGCTTGTTCATCTGCTAAAGCAATAGAGTGGGATGAAGCATTTAAAACAATGGATGACCCATCAGGTCGTGCGGTAGGCGTGCATCTGGCGGCTTACCAATAACCGCTATCAGTAAAAGAATTAAAACGGGCCCTCTGGCCCGTTTTTTTATTTTCAGACTCTGGTTGTTCATTTCCCGTCTGATAAGTGATGATTTATTCACCATGCTGGTTACAAGCCAAACAAACAATCACTTTGCTGGCAAAAACGGTAAAAAACTTGTTGACGCTTCCTGACCAACTCCGCATAATGCGCCCCGCAATGCCGTTCACGATGGCAAATTAAGTATGGCTACGTAGCTCAGCTGGTTAGAGCACAGCACTCATAATGCTGGGGTCACAGGTTCGATTCCCGTCGTAGCCACCATTTGCGGGAGTGGCGAAATTGGTAGACGCACCAGATTTAGGTTCTGGCGCCGCAAGGTGTGCGAGTTCAAGTCTCGCCTCCCGCACCATTTTGAACAGATTGCACGGATGGGATATCGCCAAGCGGTAAGGCACCGGTTTTTGATACCGGCATTCCCTGGTTCGAATCCAGGTATCCCAGCCTTTTTTTTGCGTTATACTTTGTGAAACGGACATTGGGATATCGCCAAGCGGTAAGGCACCGGTTTTTGATACCGGCATTCCCTGGTTCGAATCCAGGTATCCCAGCCAGTTTCACCATCAGACAGTTAAATGGCTACGTAGCTCAGCTGGTTAGAGCACAGCACTCATAATGCTGGGGTCACAGGTTCGATTCCCGTCGTAGCCACCATTTTATTGGGGTATCGCCAAGCGGTAAGGCACCGGATTCTGATTCCGGCATTCCGAGGTTCGAATCCTCGTACCCCAGCCACACAGTTGTTTTGGCCAGGCCATCAGCCCGATTTATTGGGGTATCGCCAAGCGGTAAGGCACCGGATTCTGATTCCGGCATTCCGAGGTTCGAATCCTCGTACCCCAGCCAGAAAATAAAAAAACCGCTCAGGCGGTTTTTTTATTTTCTGTTCATCTGTACAAACTTCGACAGTTAAAGTCCCAACGCATAACGTAATGCCTGCTTTTTCAGTGGACCCGCATTTTCGGCCAGACGCAGTGCAATATTACGGGCAATGCGCAGTGGCGGGAATGAATGACTAAAAGAAAAATGAAAAAGATCCATACTACTCTGCATCAGCTGGTTATCACGCCATCTTCTGTGCTGATAACGCTGCAATACCTCTTCTGAGTACCACGTCTGGCCGTTGTCACGTGCTGTGGTAAGAGTATCCAGAAGTGCGCTGACATCACGATAGCCAAGATTCACTCCCTGCCCCGCTAACGGATTGATGGTATGTGCAGCATCGCCGACTAACGCCAGTCCAGGCAACACATAACGCCGTGCGTGACGACGAGTTAAGGCGAATCCACCCGCTTGCAAAGGTGTCACCTGCCCGATTCGCTCGGGGAAATGATGATGAATTTCCCGTGCCAATTGTGGCATCGATAAGCTCTGCAACTGACGGATACGCGCAGGATGGTCATACCAAACCAGCGAAGCGTGGTTACCCGCTAAAGGCAACAATGCCCTTGGCCCCTGCGGGGTAAATTGCTGCCAGGTACACTCTCCCGCTTCTTTTTCCAGCACGGCAGAGATCAACATACATGATTGCGCATATTGCCAGCCATGAATGCCAATCCCAGCCAGCTGACGGACGCGTGACGCCGCACCGTCTGCCCCTACCACCAGGCGTGCAAACAGCGTATCCCCATTTTCCAGAGTAAGTTGCCATCCCTCGCCGGTATAGTGCATCTGTCGTAATGAGGCAGGCGTGATTATCGTCACGGGCTGCTGGTTGAGCTGTTGCCACAATGCTCGCTGAATGACGTTATTTTCCACCATATAGCCAAGCTCAGATAATCCCAGCGCTGTCGCATCAAAGCTGACCGTGCTGCCTGGCTCCTCCCATGTTTCCAGCCGACGATAGGGCCAGCATCGCATCGCTTCTGCGTCTGACCAGGCTCCCAGTTGCTGCAACAATCTGACAGATGACAAACCAATAGCAGATATCCGCAAATCATAGGGGGATTGTGGATCAAAGACTGGTGCACGCTGCTTATCGAGCAATGCGACAGAAAATTGCCTGGCGGCTAATCCGCTGGCCAGCGCCGCGCCGACCATCCCGCCGCCAACAATCGCGATATCATATTCTGAGACAGGTTGCGTCATTCACTTATCCATTAACCAGAGAAGAGGTGTTGCTTTCAGGGGGCATCAGTGTAGCGGATTTTTATCTCTTGTACGGCATTTACAATCAGAAAAGTCGCTGCTCTGGCCTCCGGTGCAGCAAAGCATTACAATAGCAAGAAAGCGCACTTTTTGTATGACTAATGGCCCGTTGATGACTAAAAAATTACATATTAAAACCTGGGGTTGCCAGATGAATGAGTATGATTCATCGAAAATGGCCGATCTCCTGAACAGTACGCATGGATTCACCCTGACCGAGAATGCTGAAGAAGCTGATGTTTTGCTGCTCAACACCTGTTCAATTCGTGAAAAGGCCCAGGAGAAAGTGTTTCATCAACTAGGCCGCTGGCGCACACTGAAAGCACACAATCCTGATCTGATCATTGGTGTCGGGGGATGCGTAGCTTCACAAGAGGGTGAGCATATTCGCGAACGGGCCAGCTACGTTGATATTATCTTCGGCCCTCAAACACTGCATCGTCTGCCGGAAATGATCAACACGGTCCGGGGGTCAAAAAGCCCGGTGGTCGATATCAGTTTTCCTGAAATTGAAAAGTTTGATCGCTTACCCGAACCGCGAGCTGATGGCCCCTCCGCTTTTGTCTCCATTATGGAGGGTTGCAACAAGTACTGCACATTCTGCGTGGTGCCTTACACGCGTGGCGAAGAGGTGAGTCGTCCTTGTGATGATATTTTGTTTGAAATAGCCCAGCTGGCTGAGCAAGGTGTTCGTGAAGTTAATCTGTTAGGGCAAAATGTTAATGCCTATCGGGGCGAAACTTTCGATGGTGAGCTCTGCACTTTCGCTGATCTGCTGCGACTGGTCGCGGCGATAGATGGCATTGACAGGATCCGTTTCACAACCAGTCATCCTATTGAATTTACAGATGATATAATTGAAGTTTATCGTGACACACCTGAACTGGTAAGTTTTTTGCACTTGCCGGTACAAAGTGGTGCTGACAGAATTCTTACTTTGATGAAACGCGCCCATACGGCACTGGAATACAAGGCTATCATCCGTAAGCTGATTGCTGCCCGTCCTGACATTCAG is a window from the Erwinia sp. genome containing:
- the nagA gene encoding N-acetylglucosamine-6-phosphate deacetylase (ID:JIFNMEKO_02138;~source:Prodigal:2.6), with product MYALVNGRIYTGHEILDNHAVVIKDDLIESVCQLTDLPADITTRDVNGALIAPGFIDLQLNGCGGVQFNDALSAISVETLAIMQKANEKSGCTSFLPTLITSTDELMKRAVEEMRAWLAQNANQALGLHLEGPWLNPLKKGTHDPALIRKPTQEMVDFLCANADVVTKITLAPEMVDPAVIRQLKAAGIIISAGHSHASYQEARRGINAGITFATHLYNAMPELVGREPGLIGAILDAPDLYCGVIADGLHVHYANIRNAKQLKKDKLILVTDATAPAGADIEQFIFAGKTIYYRNGLCVDEKGTLSGSALTMIEAVANSVEHAGIALDEALRMATLYPARAMGYENTLGTLEAGKVANLTVFTRDYNIISTIVNGNEVFSG
- the glnS gene encoding Glutamine--tRNA ligase (ID:JIFNMEKO_02135;~source:Prodigal:2.6); amino-acid sequence: MSEAEARPTNFIRQIIDDDLADGKHTTVHTRFPPEPNGYLHIGHAKSICLNFGIAEDYRGQCNLRFDDTNPVKEDLEFVESIKEDVQWLGFHWSGDIHYSSDYFDKLYSFAVELISKGLAYVDELTPEQIREYRGTLTSPGKNSPWRDRSVEENLTLFEKMRQGEFAEGTACLRAKIDMASNFIVMRDPVLYRIKFAEHHQTGNKWCIYPMYDFTHCISDALEGITHSLCTLEFQDNRRLYDWVLDNISIDAHPRQYEFSRLNLEYAVMSKRKLTQLVSEKIVEGWDDPRMLTVSGLRRRGYSAASIRDFCRRIGVTRQENIVEMASLESCIRDDLNENAPRAMAVLDPVKVVIENLPEGHEEILTMPVHPNRPEMGNRQVPFSREVYIDRADFREEANKHYKRLVLGKEVRLRNAYVIKAERVEKDAQGNIVQLICHCDPDTLSRDPADGRKVKGVIHWVSVPHAHMAEFRLYDRLFSVPNPAAADDFHTTINPDSLVICRGVVEPGLVSAAPTQSYQFEREGYFCADSRYSTAENLVFNRTVGLRDTWEKTAQS
- the nagE gene encoding PTS system N-acetylglucosamine-specific EIICBA component (ID:JIFNMEKO_02136;~source:Prodigal:2.6) produces the protein MNILGFFQRLGRSLQLPIAVLPVAALMLRFGQPDLLDLAFIAQAGGAIFDNLALIFAIGVAATWSKDNAGAAALAGAVGYFILTKAMVTIDPKINMGVLAGIITGLIAGATYNRWADIKLPDFLSFFGGKRFVPIATGFFCLVLAAILGYVWPPVQDAIHAGGEWIVEEGALGAGIFGLVNRLLIPTGLHQVLNTIAWFQIGEFTNAAGAVFHGDINRFYAGDGTAGMFMSGFFPIMMFGLPGAALAMYLAAPKARRPMVGGMLLSVAVTAFLTGVTEPLEFLFMFLAPVLYIIHAVLTGLSLYVATLLNIHAGFSFSAGAIDYALMYNLPAASNNVWILLVMGAIAFAVYFVLFSVAIRLFNLKTPGREDTNEMAEGPEANSNTEEGLTDLARQYTAAVGGSDNLTIIDACITRLRLSVKDSALVNDAACKRLGASGVVRLNKQTVQVIVGAKAESVAAAMKKVITQGAVAPLTQESTVTPVASAPATPAASLAKNDVVIATLVAPVSGKVVALEQVPDEAFASKAVGDGLAIEPTSAEVVAPAAGTVVKIFNTNHAFCMETTEGVEVVVHMGLDTVALNGEGFTRLVEEGAEVTAGQPVLRMDLPWLQANARSMISPVVVSNIDDYAGINLLAGDTLVAGESKLFTIKK
- the nagB_2 gene encoding Glucosamine-6-phosphate deaminase (ID:JIFNMEKO_02137;~source:Prodigal:2.6), translated to MRLIPLAAASQVGKWAARHIVARINAFAPTAERPFVLGLPTGGTPLEAYKNLIEMHKAGQVSFKHVVTFNMDEYIGLPKEHPESYHSFMHRNFFDHIDIPAENINLLDGNAADVDAECRRYEEKIRSYGKINLFMGGVGNDGHIAFNEPASSLASRTRIKTLTHDTRIANSRFFNGDVNQVPKYALTVGVGTLLDAEEVMILVTGHVKALALQAAVEGNVNHMWTISCLQLHPKAVIVCDEPSTMELKVKTVKYFREMEVENIRDL